The proteins below are encoded in one region of Triticum aestivum cultivar Chinese Spring chromosome 1B, IWGSC CS RefSeq v2.1, whole genome shotgun sequence:
- the LOC123077678 gene encoding zinc-finger homeodomain protein 9-like, with the protein MDVKYPSGSVKRQAAVAPTVQEVKYNECGRNHALASGGHVVDGCGEWMPLGDLNPADASSYKCAACGCHRSFHRKVMTERSPPLAPMVETVLHGLPQRRKEETPEDRLPGVDSDTNSDGTEYDSDATEYDSEATEYDDERSMPQPLQPPPVYHPVQVTQQPPACISSGQHNFLPRALQIQRLPAQLSPATAPPPHGVTSERKRSRTTFTTDQKLQMEELSEHLGWRLQKRDKDFIEARCHDIGVSKKVFRNWMNNKKRKPPSGHNASAATSSTVGPSRLRLPPPPSHHQC; encoded by the coding sequence ATGGACGTCAAGTACCCCAGCGGCTCTGTCAAGAGGCAGGCGGCCGTGGCGCCCACGGTGCAAGAGGTGAAGTACAACGAGTGCGGCAGGAACCACGCTCTGGCTAGCGGTGGGCATGTCGTGGATGGCTGCGGGGAGTGGATGCCGCTGGGGGACCTCAACCCCGCCGACGCGTCGTCGTACAAGTGTGCAGCCTGCGGCTGCCACCGCAGCTTCCACCGCAAGGTGATGACGGAGAGGTCACCGCCGTTGGCGCCCATGGTGGAGACCGTGCTCCATGGCCTGCCGCAGCGCAGGAAGGAGGAGACGCCGGAGGACCGGCTCCCGGgtgtcgactctgataccaactcaGATGGCACAGAGTACGACTCGGATGCCACGGAGTATGATTCGGAAGCCACAGAGTACGACGACGAGCGCTCTATGCCCCAACCACTGCAACCTCCACCCGTGTACCatccagtgcaggtgacgcagcaGCCTCCCGCGTGCATCTCTTCTGGGCAACATAACTTCCTACCGAGGGCACTGCAGATCCAGAGGCTCCCCGCCCAGCTCTCACCGGCGACGGCGCCACCGCCCCATGGGGTTACGTCGGAGAGGAAGCGGTCCCGCACCACGTTCACCACCGACCAGAAGCTACAGATGGAGGAGCTGTCGGAGCACCTGGGGTGGCGCCTGCAGAAGCGCGACAAGGACTTCATCGAAGCAAGATGCCACGACATCGGCGTCAGCAAGAAAGTCTTCAGGAACTGGATGAACAACAAGAAGCGCAAGCCCCCCAGCGGCCACAATGCCTCCGCCGCAACCTCATCTACTGTTGGACCGTCCCGTCTCCGTCTTCCCCCACCACCATCACACCACCAGTGTTAG